AGCACAACCGGTCCACATTTGTGTGACATTTTGGATTTCATGTGGCGGAACGCGTTCGCACACTTTTGTGGATTAAACATTCCTTGTTTTTCGATGTGACCGAACTCAAGCTGCGTCCAAGTATCCAAGATTTATCACTGCTTCTCTCTCATCACCGTTAAACCGCTTCTCTTTCCTACCTCCTCTTTCTCCGCTCTTCGGTTCTCTGAGAGGCGCGCTCTCATTGGCCGCCTCCAAAGCGCGCGCAGCCTTGGTTTCCCGCCTGGTTTGCACTTTTCGTCTTCGCTCCTTCTTTCGTTCTTGTGCATTTATCGTCTGAATGCAGGCATCACTTCCACACACTGATTTCTCGCTATGGGCCCTCTCATGGTTCACACATTAATAAGAACAATAAATTAATATTAAAAACGTCAGTGACATAACCTAAGATAACCAAGGATATACTGGCGTAAAAATAAGGCAACAATTACAGACAAAAATAAGTAAAACTAAAAATAGGTTATACAGCAATTGCAGTCATTGACCGATAATATTAGTGCAGTACACTGAACACCTAAAAATAGGGGAGGAAATCACGACATACCGCTGAAAACAGGTAGTGACTGAAACATCTAGCAATTCTTTTATCCGTAATTCAAACGACTGTCAATTTTTACAGCTTTTGTGAGTGCTTACACTACAATTAAAAATACCCCGCAAAAAAATACGGGACAAACATGTCACCAAAGAAAACTGTGCATAAGTGGAAGAGCTTATTGAAGCATCTCTTGGTGTCTTCATTCATCCGGTAATATGGAGTCAAATACCATAAAAAGAGCATTTCTTATACCTCTCATTTTGCTCGAGTGGGGCCAATATTCCTTCCCGATAATTTTCAATAGCCTCTTGTTGCAGCCGCGCTGTCTGCAATAAAAATTGATAAGGTGTTATCAGTAAGCTGTTACAAGGGCTTTGGATTGCAATAAGGTGAACAGCCTCTACAGCTGAAACGCACTTATCTCTTTTCCCAGGAATTATTGCATCATATAAAGTAAGCGCGCCTTTTGTTTCCCAAGCCCTGCTTTTTCTTCCATGGAGACACTTTCGCTTCATAAATGCCTGAAATATATAGCAAAATGCCTATGAATACAATTATATTTTCTTTATATGTATTTTATATTTATGTTCGCCTGTGGGACGCCGAAGTTACTGAAACGGGGGCTGCTAACTAGATCCTACACATCACTGATTATCAGGTACGGCGGTCGGCATGATAGTTGCAAGCCGCCGTATTCACGAAACGAACTGAAAGCTCACAGAAACAAAACTGCAGGGGGTGCAATAGGACTAGCACACAAGGAAGTATGACGCATGCGCAGAACCGAGAAAAACAAGAGCAGAGAATGACGAAGCAAAACACTTTAAAAACCCGAATGCTAAACTCCGTATATGAGAGCGCTACGCATGGCACAGTGACAACGGATGCACGTAGAGGGACAGTTATTAAGGGCGTTATTTGCCGGCATATCCTGTTGAAATACCTTACCATCTGAAATTAAAGCGTCGTTTACTGTTCACTCATTTCATCATCGCATTAAAGAGTACTTAATTAAGTTGCTGTGTGGTTCACATGCTTAGGCAGTAGTAATCCTTGTTTAAaatttcattttctttgcatTATGTTTAAAACTTGCTACTGTATATACTTTTTGTTCCGTGTTTCACACATGACATTGTTTCCGTCGCTTTTTTGTAGGTTGTATATTTAGGCTAATTAATACACTGCATTCCATTGTTTGAGATTTTACCCCACTTGCTTTGCTCTAGGAGGTCCCCCCGACAGTCGTGTACTATGGAACCTCCTTTTGTATtgattttattctattcattatTACtgtatgcatttaaaaaaaaaacttgaaactaTTAGTTTCCTCGCCTAAAGCCACATCACAATATTTTACCTCCTCTCTGTTACAGGAAGCAGATATGCCTGATCGCAGAAGAGGTACGCGACCCCAGCAAGAACATCCTCAGAGCCGCCCTCATAGGAATCCTCTCGGTGACGGCCATCTACGTGCTAACCAACGTCGCCTACTTCGTCGTTCTCGACCCACACACCTTCGCCAGCTCCGAAGCCATCGCTGTATCGTTCGCAGCCGCCACCTGGGGCAAGGAAGCCGCTGGCATCATCCCCATCGCGGTGTCCATAAGCGCCTTTGGCACACTCTGCGCCGGTTTCTTCAGCTCCGCTCGCGTCATCCTGGCAGCGTCAAGACAGGGACACCTGTCACCCATCTTCTCTTGCATCACCGTTAACAGTTCGACACCTATGGCTGCCATCATACTACGCGGTGTGCTCGCTCTCGCGTTCACCTTCATTGGTTCTATTTCCTACCTGATTGAAGCCTCAGTGTTCCTGGAAGTGTTGTGGGAGATTGTAGTACTGCTGTGCCTCTTCTGTCTTCGGTACGTCATGAAAGACGCCCACAGGCCCTACACAGTTCCACTGCCGTTGGCCGTCATCAGGTTCCTAGTCGTCGTGGCGCTGGTGGTGCTGCCTCTGCTAAAGCCCGTGGACTACGTGCTGTACCTGACGATTGCGGCGATGTTCGTCGCTGGTGCCCTGTACTACGTCGTGTTTGTGGTGTTTACGCTGAGTGTTCCTGGTTCAGCACCGCTTACACGTTTCCTACAGAAGGTGTTGTTCTCCGCCCCTTGCGCGAATGATCTGGAGATCATGCTTAAAGAAAAGATGTGAGAACCTGTGTCTTTGGGAACTGTTCATGACAGACGAATTTTTAATTGTTTCTAGTGCTTACGAAACATCTTCGTGTAGACCCAGATGAATGTATATGTGCTCAGTCACATCACTCCGGCTAGAGGTCAACGGACATGATCTGCTTGCAGCACCAGCAATGGTGTTTTACAGATGGTAGTGCGTAGCAGAGACGCTGTTGCGCCTGTCGAGTGTTGAAAAGAAGTTTTACACTCCGGTCCCTAGGTGAGAAGGCTCGTGACTTTCTAAAACGTTAGGAACGTTTTACCTGTGCTTAGCATGTaccccctttgtcaaaagtaaccgagcaacagtggtttgtttcttagccgcgtagcgaagcacttatggcagcgcttaagctctgaatctgtgcaAAGTGAGGGGAGCCCTTGTCCTCACGTTGCGACGCCTTTCGGTTTTCAGGGGTGCCGTAACGGCTCCTGGTATACTATTTTTGAAACAAAACCTGTCCTTCCATTACTTTTGGCGGGGAGGTACTATGCCGAGCATAGTATATGATCCTTCAGTTTACTGAGAAAGTGTCCTCACAGTGCCATTGTGttgatttttaacatatttcgtTTTTTAATTGTGCTCGCAGTGCGAGTGCTGCTCAGGCCGTAGATATACGCTTGTGCCCATATGCTGAATATGCAAAAAAATATTTGAGTCGAACGCGCTCATATCGTTTGATTTTCACTCGCGGCCAATGAGATGCATTCGTACACTGAACAATTTCGCACAGTGTTTCTTCCGCGGTATTATTTGCGAACGTGAAATGATAACGGCTTCTGAAGAAATCATGGTTCTGAAAAGTgagaaagcagtagaaaaaagTTACAAACAGCCTATCAATGCGGTGTAGGCGTCATTCTTGAGTAAAAGGCAAGCTACGAATTCCTCGAATATTTActtcaaaattttctttcactCATCCTATATTTTATGACCCATATTACTTGCAGTGAATCAGTGCGAACCTTATACTGCAAGGCTTATAAACAGAATGTATAAATGACTGAGACGCAGGAAGCAGGCACTCGTAATAGAACTCAGAATTTTTGtcttagaagagcgcttttttctgcaTTGCATTGTCGGTGAATGTAGCGCATCATTATAAAGCTAAGACGTTCTAACTATTAGGCTGGTTATTTAGTATTGAGTAGCTA
The genomic region above belongs to Amblyomma americanum isolate KBUSLIRL-KWMA chromosome 9, ASM5285725v1, whole genome shotgun sequence and contains:
- the LOC144103963 gene encoding b(0,+)-type amino acid transporter 1-like, which encodes MQMWCYSLVLDPMSAALQGLTFSSYALSVVYPTCAAPYEISVLVALSFTTLATAVNCFSVKTSARVQDVFSSVKCLVLISVIITGAVFAPNSNHFQGEAMFNKPESPSRLVLAFYGALYSYGGWKQICLIAEEVRDPSKNILRAALIGILSVTAIYVLTNVAYFVVLDPHTFASSEAIAVSFAAATWGKEAAGIIPIAVSISAFGTLCAGFFSSARVILAASRQGHLSPIFSCITVNSSTPMAAIILRGVLALAFTFIGSISYLIEASVFLEVLWEIVVLLCLFCLRYVMKDAHRPYTVPLPLAVIRFLVVVALVVLPLLKPVDYVLYLTIAAMFVAGALYYVVFVVFTLSVPGSAPLTRFLQKVLFSAPCANDLEIMLKEKM